One segment of Methanolinea sp. DNA contains the following:
- a CDS encoding FxLYD domain-containing protein, whose amino-acid sequence MTVPRSRAPTAVLALALAVSCLLSAGCLRQGEETGTAGGNASLEIARHLGVHGDSAFLVLGEARNTGDVPVEKAVLVVDFLDADKKRVGSRAVAAPGPIPAGGSWEFEVTLEGPRAGDVRFYTVRALYR is encoded by the coding sequence GTGACCGTGCCGAGATCCCGCGCACCCACCGCGGTGCTCGCCCTCGCCCTCGCGGTCTCCTGCCTCCTCTCCGCCGGGTGCCTCCGGCAGGGGGAGGAGACGGGAACCGCGGGGGGAAACGCCTCGCTCGAGATCGCTCGGCACCTCGGCGTCCACGGTGATAGCGCGTTCCTCGTCCTGGGGGAGGCGCGGAACACCGGCGATGTGCCGGTCGAGAAGGCGGTACTCGTCGTCGATTTCCTCGACGCGGACAAAAAGAGGGTCGGGTCGCGGGCGGTCGCGGCACCCGGGCCGATCCCCGCCGGCGGGTCGTGGGAGTTCGAGGTCACGCTCGAGGGCCCGAGGGCAGGGGACGTCAGGTTCTACACGGTGAGGGCGCTGTACCGTTGA
- a CDS encoding DUF47 family protein, producing MTEKSQIIQELGQGDLLVPSIVNAALAANERVKYCFTLLQNARSHADQPDVEHSNLRKERELSGIDNPLLDTVTEGTRKVGEDLYHVPMLDEILALVRRSMEEMMAPLADSRDAKGTPFRERLDALLRELPAGESGTIRGSTIDSLTRGDRAGGRDSLHLLVMDLHRALNELQARLCTENIDGAKTYLLTDAERPRVRAFMAGVNRTSPLRFGHPGLGTTATLSGGKLVIQNDIGLTDAHVLVVTVEGLVVHITYTDIHIQRLQFFQSLFDAYPVEWADTLTRAAGRKMEKNVYHLSVGTFRAADTRELDTFLEFLGSRIVFLIDWNRARKRLRNFVPNSEAIGILRWAAERELGHIAFLELGGDRLIYEALEMAAGASLRYGEPLYQVIGLEKTIQFLHFVLEVASRGLLSGTSVHLLKDEIRAELLQYFRSAQENVMDLCATHVSYAIEIGAVLQESLLSIQQGGDPEGIARNARRAKKWERQADEIVNKVRALSARIEDAAYYADLIFIADDVADFLEEAVFYTTLVPRNPDAQPVLEEIAKMAHLSLKGCRSYLRALVAAQDYHRTNLREDLQEFLKAVDEVYSIERLADDALRNTERVIYEKSTNFKEFRLALEISANIEEATNSLMRAAMTMRDRILERMNR from the coding sequence ATGACAGAGAAGAGCCAGATTATCCAGGAACTGGGACAGGGCGACCTGCTCGTCCCGTCGATCGTGAACGCGGCCCTCGCCGCGAACGAGAGGGTGAAGTACTGCTTCACCCTCCTGCAGAACGCGCGGAGCCACGCCGACCAGCCCGACGTCGAGCACAGCAACCTGCGCAAGGAGCGCGAGCTCTCCGGGATAGACAACCCCCTCCTCGACACCGTGACCGAGGGGACGCGGAAGGTCGGCGAGGACCTGTACCACGTCCCCATGCTCGACGAGATCCTCGCGCTCGTGCGCAGGTCCATGGAGGAGATGATGGCACCCCTCGCGGACTCGCGGGACGCGAAGGGCACCCCCTTCCGGGAGAGGCTCGATGCCCTCCTCCGGGAGCTCCCCGCCGGGGAATCGGGGACGATCCGGGGGAGCACGATCGACTCCCTCACGAGGGGCGACAGGGCAGGGGGGAGGGACAGCCTCCACCTCCTCGTGATGGACCTCCACCGGGCGCTCAACGAGCTCCAGGCGCGGCTCTGCACCGAGAATATCGACGGCGCGAAGACGTACCTCCTCACAGACGCGGAGAGGCCGCGGGTGCGGGCGTTCATGGCCGGCGTCAACCGGACCTCTCCCCTGCGGTTCGGGCACCCCGGCCTCGGGACGACGGCCACGCTCTCGGGGGGGAAGCTCGTGATCCAGAACGACATCGGCCTCACCGACGCCCACGTCCTCGTCGTCACGGTCGAGGGGCTCGTCGTCCACATCACGTACACGGACATCCACATCCAGCGTCTCCAGTTCTTCCAGAGCCTCTTTGACGCGTACCCAGTCGAGTGGGCTGACACGCTCACGAGGGCGGCGGGGAGGAAGATGGAGAAGAACGTGTACCACCTCTCGGTCGGGACGTTCCGGGCGGCCGACACGCGGGAACTGGACACATTCCTCGAGTTCCTCGGGTCGCGGATCGTCTTCCTCATCGACTGGAACAGGGCGAGGAAGCGGCTGCGCAACTTCGTCCCGAACAGCGAGGCGATCGGGATCCTCCGGTGGGCCGCGGAGAGGGAACTGGGGCACATCGCGTTCCTCGAGCTCGGGGGCGACCGGCTCATCTACGAGGCCCTCGAGATGGCGGCGGGTGCGTCCCTCCGGTACGGCGAGCCTCTCTACCAGGTCATCGGCCTCGAGAAGACCATCCAGTTCCTCCACTTCGTCCTCGAGGTCGCGTCCCGCGGCCTCCTCTCCGGGACGTCCGTCCACCTCCTGAAGGACGAGATCAGGGCAGAGCTCCTCCAGTACTTCCGCTCCGCGCAGGAGAACGTGATGGACCTCTGCGCGACCCACGTGAGCTACGCGATCGAGATAGGGGCGGTCCTCCAGGAGTCGCTCCTCTCCATCCAGCAGGGGGGCGACCCGGAGGGGATCGCGCGGAACGCGAGGAGGGCGAAGAAGTGGGAGCGGCAGGCCGACGAGATCGTGAACAAGGTGAGGGCGCTCTCCGCGAGGATCGAGGACGCGGCCTACTACGCCGACCTCATCTTCATCGCCGACGACGTCGCGGACTTCCTCGAGGAGGCGGTCTTCTACACGACCCTCGTCCCCCGCAACCCCGACGCCCAGCCGGTCCTCGAGGAGATCGCGAAGATGGCCCACCTCTCCCTCAAGGGCTGTCGGAGCTACCTCCGGGCACTCGTCGCGGCGCAGGACTACCACAGGACGAACCTGCGCGAGGACCTGCAGGAGTTCCTCAAGGCCGTCGACGAGGTGTACAGCATCGAGCGGCTCGCGGACGATGCCCTGCGGAACACGGAGAGGGTGATCTACGAGAAGAGCACGAATTTCAAGGAGTTCCGGCTCGCGCTCGAGATCTCGGCGAACATCGAGGAGGCGACGAACTCCCTCATGCGCGCGGCGATGACCATGAGGGACAGGATCCTCGAGCGGATGAACAGGTGA
- a CDS encoding PEGA domain-containing protein: MVTDSRDRNCTWERAIALTLCALSLALAAACGPAAADVNTWQIRVEPEEIVGNETRVTVTAFMDIYSGGPYTFSRDNQLVMRTDLEEAVWLPVLLYDGIRKDLPARRGKAVTFTAWELSYPSGKGESLKVTLTGWAPVVDADGERTMLWLAEESPNGVVNHTEKRRAATVLFRPGATRKEPPAVPAGTLHVSSDPPGAEVTLGGEKKGKTPVTVEVVPAGEHPLTLTLPGYHPAVLNVTVVPREAVRVSVRLVPGAGPAGGALRVASVPGGATLILDGVERGKTPLSVDAIEPGTHVVRLELEGFEPYEGNVPVTAGGVVVHSVALTPLAAVHSAGLSAPGLAGGEVCEGPAAVTVTSDPRGAKVTLDGEFVGLTPVRLAQVPPGPHSVTVTFPFFSAYAEEFVLGPCGEEAIHHAFGLGDLRLPGPDILAPLFSGLKIPPFSPGDGGTGKGEKPAAAFERERAYEDLLRQMGSEGE, from the coding sequence ATGGTTACGGATTCGCGTGACCGGAATTGTACGTGGGAGAGGGCGATCGCGCTCACCCTCTGCGCGCTTTCGCTCGCGCTCGCGGCGGCGTGCGGACCGGCCGCGGCAGACGTGAATACGTGGCAGATACGCGTCGAGCCGGAGGAGATCGTCGGGAACGAGACGCGCGTCACCGTGACCGCGTTCATGGACATCTACTCGGGGGGCCCCTACACGTTCTCCCGCGACAACCAGCTCGTCATGAGGACCGACCTCGAGGAGGCCGTGTGGCTCCCCGTCCTCCTCTACGACGGGATACGCAAAGACCTCCCCGCGCGGAGGGGGAAGGCCGTCACGTTCACCGCGTGGGAGCTCTCCTACCCCTCGGGGAAGGGTGAGTCGCTGAAGGTGACGCTCACCGGCTGGGCGCCGGTCGTGGACGCCGACGGGGAGAGGACCATGCTGTGGCTCGCCGAGGAGTCCCCAAACGGCGTCGTCAACCACACGGAGAAGAGGAGGGCAGCGACGGTCCTCTTCCGGCCGGGCGCGACGAGGAAGGAACCCCCGGCGGTCCCGGCGGGGACCCTCCACGTGAGCTCGGACCCGCCCGGCGCGGAGGTCACCCTCGGCGGGGAGAAGAAGGGCAAGACCCCCGTCACCGTGGAGGTCGTCCCCGCCGGCGAGCACCCCCTCACCCTCACCCTCCCGGGGTACCACCCCGCGGTCCTGAACGTCACGGTCGTCCCCCGCGAGGCGGTGAGGGTCTCTGTCCGTCTCGTCCCCGGCGCGGGACCCGCGGGTGGTGCCCTCCGCGTCGCGTCCGTCCCCGGGGGCGCAACCCTCATCCTCGACGGCGTGGAGAGGGGGAAGACCCCCCTCTCGGTCGACGCAATCGAGCCCGGGACGCACGTGGTCAGGCTCGAACTGGAGGGATTCGAACCATACGAGGGGAACGTCCCTGTCACCGCAGGCGGGGTAGTCGTCCACTCCGTCGCCCTCACCCCGCTCGCCGCGGTGCACAGCGCGGGGCTCTCGGCGCCCGGGTTGGCCGGGGGAGAGGTGTGCGAGGGGCCGGCTGCCGTGACGGTGACCTCGGATCCCCGCGGGGCGAAGGTCACCCTCGACGGGGAGTTCGTGGGACTCACGCCGGTCAGGCTCGCGCAGGTCCCGCCGGGGCCGCATTCGGTGACGGTAACGTTCCCCTTCTTCTCGGCCTACGCGGAAGAGTTCGTGCTCGGTCCCTGCGGGGAGGAGGCCATCCACCACGCCTTCGGCCTCGGGGACCTCCGCCTCCCGGGCCCCGACATCCTCGCGCCGCTGTTCTCCGGCCTGAAGATCCCCCCGTTTTCGCCCGGAGACGGCGGGACGGGGAAGGGAGAAAAACCTGCCGCGGCGTTCGAGAGGGAGAGGGCGTACGAGGACCTCCTTAGGCAGATGGGCAGCGAGGGGGAGTGA
- a CDS encoding CHAD domain-containing protein, whose protein sequence is MTDASSTPPRGKGSLVCRFAANRILPLLEAALREAEGVRKGDDIEYLHRMRVASRRMRACLRTFRPFLGEKRFRKVFRRTREITRALSRARDSDVQIAFLKKLRKREAKRLGIAQGEWSGEEVPPIFEAIRFLLQKLRREREKLQADVVSALGRFEEEVPPVIREAFRGISPLPAHPKRRAHAPSTVHALAAEQVGRALRALLAYAPVVHVPEAVADHHAMRIAAKNLRYTMEIFAPLYRLGLRKYIARVADLQGILGDLHDTDVWIDTVTTLLLKERSRPLSPGDPSRPGPRAIQGLREFQRERERERERIYRNFVRTWDSLCAAGFWNDLKAEILTGYKAAYAPGGHVPDGEKEAAVLSFASRSTGDIAHPRHVAALALSLFDQLRDLHRLPAGERVLLWYGSLLHDAGLGRGRKGHAEAGAYLVYGAEDLPLTVRERAVAGLLARVHRGKGSEAESGYLALVSPEEQRAALVLAGILRVADGLDCTRGGKVREVRCEVAPGSVTVRAAGCPDCEEEVATAAKRADLLGNVLGIAVRVAGEGESTAPGAPGSSPPPSSGT, encoded by the coding sequence GTGACAGATGCCAGCAGCACTCCCCCGCGGGGGAAGGGATCCCTCGTCTGCAGGTTCGCCGCGAACAGGATCCTCCCCCTCCTCGAAGCCGCGCTCAGGGAGGCAGAGGGCGTGCGGAAGGGGGATGACATCGAGTACCTCCACCGCATGCGGGTCGCCTCCCGGCGGATGCGGGCCTGCCTCCGGACGTTCCGCCCGTTCCTCGGCGAGAAGCGCTTCAGGAAGGTCTTCCGGAGGACGAGGGAGATCACGAGGGCCCTCTCGCGGGCGCGGGACTCCGACGTCCAGATCGCGTTCCTGAAGAAACTCCGGAAGCGCGAGGCAAAGCGCCTCGGGATCGCGCAGGGAGAGTGGAGCGGGGAGGAGGTCCCCCCGATCTTCGAGGCGATCCGGTTCCTCCTCCAGAAGCTGCGCAGGGAGCGGGAGAAACTCCAGGCAGACGTGGTCTCTGCCCTCGGCAGGTTCGAGGAGGAGGTCCCCCCGGTCATCAGGGAGGCGTTCAGGGGCATCTCGCCCCTGCCTGCCCACCCGAAGAGGCGGGCGCACGCCCCGAGCACGGTCCACGCCCTCGCCGCGGAGCAGGTGGGCAGGGCACTGCGCGCCCTCCTCGCGTACGCGCCCGTCGTGCACGTCCCCGAGGCGGTCGCCGACCACCACGCGATGCGCATCGCCGCAAAGAACCTGAGGTACACGATGGAGATCTTCGCGCCCCTCTACAGGCTCGGCCTCCGGAAGTACATCGCCCGGGTCGCCGACCTCCAGGGTATCCTCGGGGACCTCCACGACACCGACGTCTGGATCGACACGGTGACCACCCTCCTCCTGAAGGAACGGTCGCGCCCGCTCTCTCCGGGCGACCCCTCGCGCCCGGGACCCCGCGCGATCCAGGGACTCAGGGAGTTCCAGAGGGAGCGCGAGCGCGAGAGGGAGCGGATTTACAGGAACTTCGTCCGCACGTGGGACAGTCTCTGCGCGGCAGGGTTCTGGAACGACCTCAAGGCGGAGATCCTCACCGGATACAAGGCGGCCTACGCGCCCGGCGGCCACGTCCCCGACGGGGAGAAGGAGGCGGCAGTCCTCTCGTTCGCCTCCCGGTCCACGGGGGATATCGCCCACCCGCGCCACGTCGCGGCCCTCGCGCTCTCGCTCTTCGACCAGCTCCGGGACCTCCACCGTCTCCCCGCCGGGGAGAGGGTACTCCTCTGGTACGGTTCCCTCCTCCACGACGCGGGCCTCGGGCGCGGGAGGAAGGGGCACGCGGAGGCCGGCGCGTACCTCGTCTACGGGGCAGAGGACCTCCCCCTCACCGTGCGCGAGCGCGCGGTCGCGGGACTCCTCGCCAGGGTCCACCGCGGGAAGGGCAGTGAGGCGGAGTCCGGGTACCTCGCACTCGTCTCCCCCGAGGAGCAGCGGGCCGCACTCGTGCTCGCCGGGATCCTCCGGGTGGCAGACGGCCTCGACTGCACCCGCGGGGGGAAGGTCCGGGAGGTGAGGTGCGAGGTCGCGCCTGGATCGGTGACGGTCCGCGCGGCCGGGTGCCCCGACTGCGAAGAGGAGGTGGCGACGGCCGCAAAGAGGGCGGACCTCCTCGGGAATGTGCTTGGTATCGCGGTGCGCGTGGCCGGAGAGGGGGAGAGCACCGCGCCCGGCGCCCCCGGTTCCAGCCCTCCTCCCTCGTCCGGAACCTGA
- the sixA gene encoding phosphohistidine phosphatase SixA encodes MDLYIVRHGKAGKRVGDPSADSERTLMKGGRKEVRAVAKWLSATAPPPDWIATSPLPRARETAEIVAGKWGIPGEVEEWDELFPGHEPSAVLSRVSRMPAGSTGAIVGHEPQLSGILSLLVCGNWTLRVALAKGGVARVAGIDPDGGTSGTLEWLVSPSLLCGE; translated from the coding sequence ATGGATCTCTACATCGTGCGCCACGGGAAGGCAGGGAAGAGGGTCGGGGACCCCTCTGCGGACAGCGAGCGGACCCTCATGAAGGGGGGGAGGAAGGAGGTCCGCGCCGTCGCGAAGTGGCTCTCGGCCACCGCTCCCCCGCCGGACTGGATCGCGACGAGCCCTCTCCCCCGCGCGAGGGAGACCGCGGAGATCGTCGCGGGGAAGTGGGGGATCCCCGGGGAAGTCGAGGAGTGGGACGAGCTCTTTCCCGGGCACGAGCCATCCGCGGTCCTTTCCCGGGTCTCCCGGATGCCCGCGGGGAGCACGGGGGCGATCGTCGGGCACGAGCCCCAGCTCTCCGGCATCCTCTCGCTCCTCGTCTGCGGGAACTGGACCCTCCGCGTTGCGCTCGCGAAGGGCGGTGTTGCCCGCGTCGCGGGTATCGACCCGGACGGCGGGACGTCGGGGACGCTCGAGTGGCTCGTCTCTCCCTCCCTCCTGTGCGGGGAATGA
- a CDS encoding RAD55 family ATPase encodes MFLGGGLERVPEKALIVLEEDTGCMKDFLAQKIAVETSREGRKVVYLTSHYREDILSQMARYGMQPAPNFSIVGDCHAVGPSLEYCTADLCVLDPVSSMLLGLDIPQVQSSLWAMRKMAREGRTFLLVSDMGVLPSPHEQLLRATADGVIRFLAVQEGERVKRYIHVMKMRGYIPPDRMIPFNVTDEGLLIDTRERLG; translated from the coding sequence ATGTTTCTCGGAGGCGGCCTCGAGCGGGTCCCGGAGAAGGCCCTCATCGTCCTCGAGGAGGACACGGGCTGCATGAAGGATTTCCTCGCCCAGAAGATCGCGGTGGAGACTTCCCGCGAGGGCAGGAAGGTCGTGTACCTGACGTCCCACTACAGGGAGGACATCCTCTCCCAGATGGCGCGCTACGGGATGCAGCCCGCGCCGAACTTCTCCATCGTCGGGGACTGCCACGCCGTCGGGCCGTCCCTGGAGTACTGCACCGCCGACCTCTGCGTCCTCGACCCCGTCTCCTCGATGCTCCTCGGCCTAGACATCCCGCAGGTGCAGTCCTCCCTCTGGGCCATGCGGAAGATGGCTCGCGAGGGGAGGACCTTCCTCCTCGTCTCGGACATGGGAGTCCTCCCCTCCCCCCACGAGCAGCTCCTCCGCGCCACCGCCGACGGCGTGATACGGTTCCTCGCCGTGCAGGAAGGCGAACGGGTGAAGAGGTACATCCACGTCATGAAGATGCGGGGGTACATCCCGCCCGACAGGATGATCCCCTTCAACGTGACGGACGAGGGGCTCCTCATCGACACGAGGGAGAGGCTCGGGTAG
- a CDS encoding MFS transporter — MRFREMPVALRVILLLGVVSLCGDIVYEGARSVSGPFLLALGASAFTVAWVAGLGEFIGYAVRLASGYLADRTGRYWTLATAGYLMVGAIPLLVFAGSWQVAVVLLLAERLGKAIRSPAKDAILSHAAHRVGRGWGFGIHEAMDQVGAVAGPLAFSASIALYGGYGEGFALMAVPFVLLVAALALARRSVTDPASLEAPAAAAVAGDERFPRVMLPYGVFTALTMAGFLVFPLVAFHLGATGTVPEVQIPVFYAVAMATDALCGLLLGRLYDRAGLPVLVLVPLVNIPIAPLAFSGGYWGALAAAVLWGISMGGQETVLRAALADLTSVRKRGFAYGVFNTIYGGAWFAGSVACGALYDAALSLLFSYCTAMQAAALGAFVWLKRTAGAREPAGE, encoded by the coding sequence GTGAGGTTCCGCGAGATGCCGGTTGCGCTCCGGGTCATCCTCCTCCTCGGGGTCGTCAGCCTCTGCGGGGACATCGTGTACGAGGGGGCGCGGTCTGTCTCCGGCCCGTTCCTCCTCGCGCTGGGGGCCTCGGCGTTCACGGTCGCGTGGGTCGCGGGCCTCGGCGAGTTCATCGGGTACGCGGTCCGCCTCGCGTCAGGCTACCTCGCGGACAGGACGGGCAGGTACTGGACGCTCGCGACCGCGGGGTACCTGATGGTCGGCGCGATCCCCCTCCTCGTCTTCGCGGGATCGTGGCAGGTCGCCGTCGTCCTCCTCCTCGCCGAGCGGCTGGGGAAGGCGATCCGGTCGCCCGCGAAGGACGCGATCCTCTCGCACGCCGCGCACCGGGTGGGGAGGGGGTGGGGATTCGGGATCCACGAGGCGATGGACCAGGTCGGCGCGGTCGCGGGACCGCTCGCCTTCTCCGCGTCGATCGCCCTTTACGGCGGGTACGGGGAGGGATTTGCCCTCATGGCCGTCCCGTTCGTCCTGCTCGTTGCGGCCCTCGCGCTTGCCCGGCGGAGTGTCACCGACCCCGCGTCGCTCGAGGCGCCGGCAGCTGCGGCGGTGGCCGGCGATGAGCGGTTCCCGCGGGTGATGCTCCCCTACGGCGTCTTCACCGCGCTCACGATGGCGGGTTTCCTCGTCTTCCCGCTGGTCGCTTTCCACCTCGGCGCGACGGGAACAGTCCCCGAGGTCCAGATACCCGTCTTCTACGCCGTCGCGATGGCGACCGACGCGCTCTGCGGGCTCCTCCTCGGGAGGCTGTATGACAGGGCGGGCCTGCCCGTCCTCGTCCTCGTCCCGCTCGTGAACATCCCCATCGCGCCCCTCGCGTTCTCCGGCGGTTACTGGGGGGCGCTCGCCGCCGCGGTCCTCTGGGGGATCTCGATGGGTGGGCAGGAGACCGTGCTGCGGGCGGCCCTCGCGGACCTCACGTCGGTCCGGAAGCGGGGATTCGCCTACGGCGTCTTCAACACGATCTACGGCGGGGCCTGGTTCGCGGGGAGCGTTGCCTGCGGGGCGCTCTACGACGCGGCCCTCTCCCTCCTCTTTTCCTACTGCACCGCGATGCAGGCCGCCGCGCTCGGCGCATTCGTCTGGCTGAAGAGAACGGCAGGAGCGAGGGAACCGGCAGGAGAGTGA
- a CDS encoding PEP/pyruvate-binding domain-containing protein, protein MAGECPRMVVFGPGITAHVPAAEFGNKASIVAAMANIGIPVPPGFSLHVSVCEEYFREDRRLPADVPDLLRTGMQWIEKSMGLAFGSSRRPLLVSVRSGAPVTMPGVMDTVLNVGLTRETVRGLVLQSGNPRFAWDSYRRFIEQFATTVCGHDHRTYREIVREYMDREGVADEAALDFASLQEIASQFERVFQRKEGRRFPDDVYEQLARATEAVLASWMNPRAEQYRRIHRITDARGTAVTVQAMVFGNLGAASGAGVAFSRNPWTGEPGLLVDFKFGAQGEDVVSGEGSGVTQEEFRRRLPAEHAALQGIASLLEREFRDMQDIEFTIQEGSLYILQSRAGKRAPYAALRIAVDMEREGIVTREEALRMLEGIDVEGIVLRRVRATEPPVAVGVSASLGVACGMIALSADRAVQFSQEGKDAILVRETATPDDIQGIDASLGILTARGARTSHAAVVARQLGKVCIVACRDLRIDMARRACRFRDTVLYEGDRITLDGETGAVYAGAVAVVHERPEDLIRTVRSWRAGRGN, encoded by the coding sequence ATGGCAGGAGAATGCCCCCGGATGGTGGTCTTCGGGCCGGGGATCACGGCGCACGTCCCGGCCGCGGAGTTCGGGAACAAGGCCTCCATCGTCGCGGCGATGGCGAACATCGGGATCCCGGTTCCCCCCGGGTTCTCGCTCCACGTCTCGGTCTGCGAGGAGTACTTCAGGGAGGATAGGAGGCTCCCTGCCGACGTCCCCGACCTCCTGCGGACCGGGATGCAGTGGATCGAGAAATCGATGGGCCTCGCGTTCGGGAGCTCGCGCCGGCCCCTCCTCGTCTCGGTCCGGTCGGGTGCGCCCGTCACGATGCCGGGCGTGATGGACACGGTCCTCAACGTCGGGCTCACGCGCGAGACGGTGCGGGGGCTCGTCCTCCAGAGCGGCAACCCGCGCTTCGCGTGGGACTCGTACAGGCGGTTCATCGAGCAGTTCGCGACGACGGTTTGCGGGCACGACCACCGGACCTACAGGGAGATCGTGCGCGAGTACATGGACCGCGAGGGGGTCGCGGACGAGGCGGCGCTCGATTTCGCCTCCCTGCAGGAGATCGCGTCCCAGTTCGAGAGGGTCTTCCAGCGGAAGGAGGGGCGGCGGTTCCCCGACGACGTGTACGAGCAGCTGGCGCGCGCGACAGAAGCGGTCCTCGCCTCGTGGATGAACCCCCGGGCGGAGCAGTACCGCCGGATCCACCGCATCACGGATGCACGGGGGACCGCGGTGACCGTGCAGGCGATGGTCTTTGGGAACCTCGGGGCCGCGTCCGGGGCGGGCGTCGCCTTCTCCCGGAACCCGTGGACGGGGGAACCGGGGCTCCTCGTCGACTTCAAGTTCGGGGCGCAGGGCGAGGACGTCGTCTCGGGCGAGGGGAGCGGCGTGACGCAGGAGGAGTTCCGCCGCCGCCTCCCCGCGGAGCACGCGGCGCTGCAGGGGATCGCCTCCCTCCTCGAGCGGGAGTTCCGCGACATGCAGGACATCGAGTTCACGATACAGGAGGGATCGCTCTATATTCTCCAGAGCAGGGCGGGGAAACGGGCACCCTACGCCGCGCTCCGCATCGCGGTCGACATGGAGAGGGAGGGGATCGTGACGCGGGAGGAGGCGCTCCGGATGCTCGAGGGGATCGACGTCGAGGGGATCGTGCTGCGGCGGGTCCGGGCGACGGAGCCGCCTGTCGCGGTCGGGGTCTCGGCGTCGCTCGGGGTCGCGTGCGGGATGATCGCCCTCTCCGCCGACAGGGCCGTCCAGTTCTCGCAGGAGGGGAAGGACGCGATCCTCGTCCGGGAGACGGCGACCCCCGACGACATCCAGGGGATCGACGCGTCCCTCGGGATCCTCACCGCGCGCGGTGCCCGGACCTCCCACGCGGCCGTCGTCGCCCGCCAGTTGGGGAAGGTCTGCATCGTCGCGTGCAGGGACCTCCGGATCGACATGGCACGGAGGGCCTGCAGGTTCCGGGATACCGTCCTCTACGAGGGGGACCGGATCACCCTCGACGGGGAGACCGGGGCCGTGTACGCGGGGGCGGTGGCGGTCGTCCACGAGAGGCCCGAGGACCTCATCCGGACGGTGCGGTCGTGGAGGGCGGGGCGGGGTAACTAG